From the Mesotoga prima MesG1.Ag.4.2 genome, the window AGTTGAACCTGGCAAGAGCGTAGGCTGCGGGCACACCCAGGAAAAGGGCGATTACCGTTGAAAGAAATGTGATCAAGACGCTGTTGATCAATGATCTCACAAACTCAGAATTCCCGAAGAACTTCGCGTAGTTCTGAAGCGTAAGTCTTTCTGGGAACCACTTTGGTGGTATAGAAAACTGGTCGGCTTCAAACTTGAATGAGGAAAGAAGAATCCACGCAAGTGGCACCAGAGTCCAGATAAGAGCCAAAGCAATAACAGTGAAAACCAGTATTCTGGTGACAGGTCTTCTCCTAATCATAGTTCTTTCCACCACCTATAATTTTCATGTAGAGTATTGTGAAGACCACAGCTATTCCGAAAGTGAGCATGTTTATTGCCGAAGAAAAGCCGACGTTGTATGCTTGAAAGGCCGTCCTGTAACCGTAGAAGGCAAGCGTTTCCGTCGCTGTCCCGGGACCTCCGCCTGTCATAATGAACACAATATCGAACACACGCAAGGACGTAAGCGTCCTGATAACTACCGCGACGAGTATCGAGGGTCTTAGCAGCGGAAGGGTTATGTAGAAAAATCTCTGAATAGAGCTTGCACCGTCGACGAATGCGGCTTCATACGGTTCGTATGGAACAGACTTCAGACCCGCAAGCAATACCAGGGTAACAAAGGGTATATATTCCCAGGCATCTGCAACTATCAGTACTGGCATGGCCGCAGAGGGATTCGAAAGCAGTGGTTTATCTACAAGTCCGCCAAACCCTATTTGTTTCATCAAATGGATAATTGGTCCATAGTCGCTGTTCAACACGAATCTCCATACGTATCCTACGACTACAGGGGCGATCATGAAAGGTACAAGAAGAATCGACTGCACTATCTTCCAGCCTTTGAACTCAGTGTCAAGTGCGAGAGCGATACACAGCCCTATAATGAGTTCAACAAGGACAGCTCCCACTACGAAGTAGAACGTTCTTCCAACTGTGTCCAGCGTGAAGGAGTCTGTGAAAAGCCTTACGTAGTTCGTGAAACCGGCTGGCTTGATTCCCAGATCGGGTCTGAGCAGATTCCACCGAAGAAAGGACATGACAACAGTGTATGTAAGTGGGATCATGAAGATCACCACGATGAATACAAGTGCAGGAAGAATGTATGCAAAACCTTTAGTTTTCTGTTTCAACTTCATCCGATCCCCCATCGCAAGAAATGCCGGGCCTTTCGACCCGGCTTTGAATAAG encodes:
- a CDS encoding carbohydrate ABC transporter permease, with product MILFKAGSKGPAFLAMGDRMKLKQKTKGFAYILPALVFIVVIFMIPLTYTVVMSFLRWNLLRPDLGIKPAGFTNYVRLFTDSFTLDTVGRTFYFVVGAVLVELIIGLCIALALDTEFKGWKIVQSILLVPFMIAPVVVGYVWRFVLNSDYGPIIHLMKQIGFGGLVDKPLLSNPSAAMPVLIVADAWEYIPFVTLVLLAGLKSVPYEPYEAAFVDGASSIQRFFYITLPLLRPSILVAVVIRTLTSLRVFDIVFIMTGGGPGTATETLAFYGYRTAFQAYNVGFSSAINMLTFGIAVVFTILYMKIIGGGKNYD